TGCTACAGCCCAAATTTTCAAATGTTTCTTCTGTGAAAATACGCCCATGCTGTGCTGAAGCTTCCCTTGCAAGCCCTAGCCATGAAAGCTTCAGCCTCTTGAAGAAATTGATGAATTTTGACACTTTTAGCACTTGAAAAGGTGGGTTTGTTTAGCATTGCACTTGGTGACCTCCATCATTGAATACATGAGCAAGAATCACCCATTTGAGTTCTCTTATCATGCAGAACTCTCCATTTTTAGGTTCTTTACCACAATAAGTTTGAACTAGCCCTTGTAGTGCCCCGGCCTTTGCCTTTGCCCTTGTGGTTGATCATTTGAATACTCCAGAGGCATTGGCTCAATGATCTCCATTatttatgtataaaaagaatttaaaaacaattttaaataattttccatAAATTGATTTAAAAGTTACAatcaaaacaaaagaaaatttatttaaataaaattaattaagcaaaaattttgaacaaaaattaatttgataaatgttaatatctatatatatatataaaatttaagatGAGAAACAAATAGCTTGATTTGttgataattttaaaaatatagggaaaaatatttaatactcatataataattaaaagttttgaaAAATTAGGATATTTTAATCGTCATTACTGGTCTAGTAATTTGGCCCATTAGCTAAGGTGAATTTAACGTGATAATttttgaaagattaattgttatTATTACATATTGATTTCATTAGAATATACTGTGAGCCACATTTAAAATTTCTATTTAATtggattaataaattttttttaatgattcacaatttaatttattttattacttaaaaaaaactttaaatgTAAGTATAATCATTAAATTTTTGAACTTTAGAACTTGTTAATTagtaatttaaatatgaatatattcTTTATTAGGCCAAAAATATACATTTAGATAATATtaatactctaaattaaaaaaattaattataatgataTCACCATTAAGATAGACATTAGTACATTATTGGCCAACATTAATGTGGGCCATTAATTAATGTCTATTTTATATTAATTCAGAATATTGAACAAAATTAGTGGAATATGAgctcaataattttattatttaattggactaatataaaaaattttaaaatattaaaatattatcaattattttaaaatcaacaTAATGGAATAGTAGCGGACCTAGGTGCGTATAATTAGAGCAAAACCTTTTACTAGGCTAAAAAGAATATCTTAATCGCCCAACTAAGTTGTTATAATCGTAAAAGAAATAATTTTGCGAGgctatattctaataatttgaagttTATTGACCTAACAAAATATGGGCTATTCAACTTGACCAATATGGgccattataaaaatattttagaatatcaattttataattattaaattaatatattcataTTCTTTTGAAAATACCTTCctgctcatatatatatatatatatatatataagaaattaaaataaaaaatattaaattattaattaattataaataagtcaaatatttatattttatttttataactttttatgtaaaCTACACTTTTTGTCtttcaaattttttaacaaagatttcataataaaaataattaaaaatataataatataaataatttaaagttgattaaattataagctaaatgttataaaaaaaatccaaaattttaTACTCTTTTGCAATTATAgccaaaactttttttttttggtcaattttggcctaatttaaaatttttgtatttatTATAGCGTGGTCAAATTAAGGAATTGGGGGGGCGCTAACGTGgcaaaaaaatcatttttaatattttgttgCTGACGCGGTAAGTGATTGATAGAAAATTTATGTTCTTGCTGACATGATGGCTGATGTgacaaaatattattattttatatgttgttACTAATGTAGCATAATTTTAATGATTATGAATAGTGAAATAGGAATTAGACAATTTAAAAATACTGAAATAATGGTATTAAAGGTAAAATCAAGGGTCTGTAAAAATTCGACAAGGTTTCAAATAGATTTGTAACTAAATGTTCCATTGAGGCAAATTGAGGTGAGATTCTAGATGACTAGGCAAACGATGAaattttgacctgaaatttaataTGAGGTCTATTTGGGATGCAACTAAGGCAATCATAAATTTAGAACGAATGCTAGACAGGTTTGATACGAGTTCACTAAAACTGACAGTGAAACACGTTTTGAGGTTAACTAGGGTTTTGACTTGAAGTTCACATTTGCAAAaactaaaacaagttatttgtgtTTATTTTAGGGTTGcttttaatgaaataaaagtTTATTGATATGCTTTCAAGGGCATTAAGATGACAGATCATTTTGGTTGCAAAGAAATAACAAagaataaataaattatgaatagTCAAATGCTTAAAGTAAGAATAAGACAATTTAAAAACactgaaataatgatattaaaggtaaaatCAAGGGTCTGAAAAGATTCGACAAATGTTTCAAGCAGATTTAAAACTAAAGGTTCAATTGGGGTGAATTAATGAAAGATTTTAGATTATTAGGCAAACGATGAAATTTTGACTTGAAATTTAACATGAGATCTATTTGGGATGTAGCTAAAGTAATCCTAAAGTTAGAATACATGCTAGGCAGGTTTGATAAGGGTTTACTAAAATAGCCCCTAAAACACGTTTGAAGGAAAACTAAGATTTAGACTTGAAGATCACATTTCTAGAAGCTCAAACAAGTTATTTGAGACAATTTAAGGTTGTTTTTGTTAAAAAAGAAGTTATTTAATGTGCTTTCAAGGGCACTAAAATGACATATTGTTTTGGAAAACAAAGACTAAATAAATTAtgtgaaggagcaaaagcatatAAATTgacagattagaacattgaatacaaaatttttcttctagggtttcatgcatcatgtcatatcCATTAtatgcctaattgatttcaatgttcaattgtatattaaaacacttttaatatgcattaggatctagatttgctatttaagatttttgaattaacaaattaattcattagaaacctagattaaaagaataatatgtgcactaaccttttgatacactatagatgtaattggtacttttgtgaagcacctaggaccccaagagttgtccctctagcttgtccacaccaagatcaccaatggcagcccctaaaccagcttctcaagccttgccaaccaattagaaattagggatttgcctttagagaggttgtagatgtgtataggacactagaaataatttctagcaattttaattcaaaggaatatgggcaattctctttgaattgatgagagaagatgaagagaggagagagagctatAGGTGGCAGCACACTTGAGggaataagaagagtggctgaatttttctttcttttcccttttataattaggtcattacttAAAACTCttcccacatgtcatcacctgagtgcatcttaattttaattgacttaatcacattaagccaagtgtcaaagctagatttaatcttgactttgatccccTAGCATGATAGAAAgataaatggcaaacttatatggagccagatatcaccatctcatgatgccacatgtcattCTGTGAAATGagtaaattacccttgtgttttaatcttgagttctcaacccaaaataattatttctcctcttctaatcaatttatatcaaatataaattaattaattaatctctattaattaatttctcataattaaattcatatttaaacattttaaatataaatttaacttatactatacatctaataacctagattttgtttcaagacatgctagagactttgcaatctaattgcaaactaaacctatttaattaatcaattaaactctttaattaatcaattacatcacatttaacttggcgattatcttgtgtatgtgtgtgacttactaggctcatcactaattggcaatgagatataatattaactcttaatatcatcagaactctttcttaccataaatgatttctctaaatcattttaggcatctcatagaccatggttgacacctagcatagtatgccatgaccacccaatcagtaacaaggaatacctttaaatgaacctataatcatatgttaccatgcactagaatctctctgttacaaaatctcaatttgagctggagtcatggtttatgttaaaccccatttgctatgaatattatgttctctttaattccaattcttgattaaaaagattttcttgtcagaaactcgtttctgactaaatctgtttgtcctggccaggaacttgaaacatcaaaaacaattaaatgaacataggattttatccctatttacttagggtaacagattccatcttgatcaatacctacctccatatataactagtaagagccaacacatgcccatatacccatacacagtacaagtatgaaagcagtatcaaactcaaaccacctatatacaagataactttattatctcaggtctaaagcgCATCCTAGTGGAGTTAGGAAACCAAAGGAAAGTTAGGTTATTTCTTTCCCACCAATCATTCTGTTTAGAATTCAGATTGGGATCATACACATCTCTGATACGCTTGCAATTCAATTCACACGTGAGGAATGGCCATACATGTTTTTGACACGCGTAAATTGAGTGAAATCAATTTCATGAAGAAATGACAATTTGGCACGCTTGGTGGATGATGCGTGCCAAATGCACCAATCAAATAAAGTACTCTACTAGACTAACTTAGTTGTAGCAAGAGCAAGTAGAGATCGATCCCACAGAGAATGGTTGACTAATTAGCAAAGTGAACTTAAGTATTTTCACATACTAACAATAAAGAAAACAAGGGGTTACTAATCAAATTAAACTGAAAGCTAAAAGTATCAAGAATGCAACTAATACAATATAATAATGGCTCAGTAGAAAGATATATATCCActatgaaaattaagtatcaaTCATTGACACTATTGCAATAATTAATTCACTTAAATAAATTGACTGTAGAAACCAAACAagcattaatttttatatatcacCTAAAAATATCTCAATTAAGGTCCCTCTAAGCCCATAAGGCCAGATTTACACTCTAAATAGTGAATTACATACAAGTTCTATTAAGGCTGTCTAAAAAAGCTTAATATGACCTGATGTTCGAATCTGTTCGTTTTTTACCATTAGCCTCCAAATACCATGAATAAGACACTCCTAAGCTCCTTTTGCTTCTTTTTATTCTCAATTCATCTCTTTATACTTCATAAGCTCTTACAGCTCTTGTAAACACCTAATAACATAACAATAAGCGTTAACAAGCTAATTAAACAAGAAACAAACTCAAAAGGCTAAGTATGTAATGATAAAGATATGCCATTTTACGCAACTATCAATGGGACTATCTGTCATCATCTTTTCGCTCACTTCATTCATTCAAATATCACAATTTGCACACAAGTATTTTGGTAACCATGCCCAAAATAAGAAGTTTTTATGAAAAAGAAGCTACAGGGCCAAATCTTAAAAGAGTAGCCGATGAAGCTAAActtaatctcaatctcaatctcaataaGAACGAACTGACAACGAGTCACCCCCAGCACAAAAGGTGGCTCCAATTGCATTCAACATAGCTAGCATTTTCGCTCAAATTGCTCAACAAGTCATGGAACAAATTAAAGCCAGTATCAAGGCTCCTTTTGAAGCTGGTTTCAAATCTTTATCTGTTCAACTGACATGGGTTAGCAAAATGTCCAGGAAAAATTCACTTGAAGCAAAAGGGCCAAAACTTTGACAGTCGTAGTCAATACCATACAAAAAGGTCGTCCGAAGACTGAGAATTCGACAACTGAAGTCCAAGACTTCAACAGCCAAAGTACGTGTTGCCGGACTTTTTTACCTTTTTGGTCTAAGGTTCTAAAACATGGTTTCAGAGTTCCTAAAGGTCTAGAATAAGATATTTATTATGTGTATAGAGTTTAGAACCTAGTAAAACTTCTTAGGGCCCGATGTTATAAGATCGGACTTGAGGACTTGAAAAGTTAGAATCTGAGGACAGCTACCATTCGAGTTAGGTGGTTTATAGGTTACAAGAAGTGAGTAATTCTAACCTTAAGAAaagtaaacttcttaaatttaatttatgatcatcCTTATACATTATGTCATATTTGTTTAGGGTGTATATATCTAGAACATGAATATATgcatatttgcattattattgttAGCACATGATGAATTATGGATGACTCACTAACTCTCCCCATAGTTATAACTATattatgttatgtatgttatggatACATAAAATTCAAGTGGAGATCTTTACAATGCCCTTGGTGCACGACACATAATGTTTTAAGCAAAAATCCTGAATAGCCTCTGTATGAGCCAAACACATTAGATATATTAAGCAAAATTTCTGAAAAGCCTCTATATAAGCCGAGCACATTAGATTAGGGAGTCACTGGTGACAAGTCCATTCTATGTAAAATGTGATATGGTTTCTCCCCTTAGTAGCTGATTCCactaagaagaaagaccaaagAACCTTCTTTAAAACAAGCTAAGAAACTCCCttgaaccttcaacccttcaccttTGAAAATCGAGAATCGAAAAATCACAAGAAAGGTAGCCAAGAATAAGACCAATTCATCTATACTAatgaacaaccttgaacatataataaaacttaacaaatcaaggcAAAAATTTGCTAAGAGTAATGGAGAGAGTTCTAAGATGATCTTTGATGTAAAGCTCTAGCAAtttcattcaaaaaaaaaaaaaaataccatcTGAATTCTGTgtccaaaaataaaataaaagaaagcaGAAATATGGGTTGGGGTATTCGACCAAGATATTTCAACAACCATCGGACATGTGCAAGTCTTGGTTAATACACCAATCTCTCCTAAAAATAGATACAAGGTTCAAACATTAATAGTTAGGGAAGGTAAAGATTCTATATTTGTGGTAGTGGATAGATTTTCTAAGGTAGCGCATTTCATTCCTTGCCTTAAAACTGATGGTGCCACAAATACTATTGATTTATTCTTTAGGGAAGTTGTGAGATTACATGGCTTCACTAGGAGCATTGTTagtgatagagatgttaagttcctaaGCTACTTTTGAAAAGTATTATGGGGGTAAGTTGGGTACTAAACTGCTATTTTCTATTACATGTCACCTACAAACTGATGGACAAACTGAAGTAGTTAATAAAACTTTAACAACTCCTTTGTGTGCTGTTGTTAGAAAGAATTTGAAATCATGGGAAGGATGTATACCATTTATTGAATTTGCATATAACCGAAGTATGCATTCTTTTATTGGTTTTTCACCTTTTGAGATTATTTATGGGTTTAATCCTTTAACTTCATTAGATTTGATTCCTTTGCCTGTGCAAGAGATTTCAAGTTTAGATGGAAAGAAGAAGGCTGAGTTGGTTAAAAGGATCCATGAACAAGCTAATAGCACATTGAGAAGAAGAATAATAAGAATCTGTGACCCAAGCTAATAAAGGAAGAAAGCGAGTTACTTTCCAACCAGGAGATTGGGTTTGGGTGAATATGAGGAAGGAAAGATTTCCAATTCAAAGAAACTCTAAGCTTCATTCTAGAGGAGATGGTCCATTTCAAGTGGTGGCCAAGATTAATGATAATGCTTATAAGTTGGATCTTCCTAGTGAGTACAATGTAAGTGCTACTTCTAATGTTACTAATCTTTCCCCTTTTGATATAGGTAaagattcgaggacgaatccttttgaagagGGAGGAGACGATAGAAATCAACAAGAATAATAAGATCCTAGAAATGTTCGTGAAATGATTCAAGATGCAATTGCACAAGAAACTCCAATCACAAGGACTAGAATTTAGAAGATGCAAGAGTTGATTGAGGAAGTAGTTGCACAAGAAGCTAAATATGGAGATACAATCAATAAATTGGGCTTACAAGAAGATGGGAAGTGGCTTGATTTGATCCAAGTCTACGTGGAAGAtgataaaaaaaacatttggataGAATTGACGGGTTTCTACGCAAATTCAATGTATCATTTTTATCTAGGACATgtctaaatatttttattaattattttttatcaaatttatgTGTTTTGAATCttatttgtgttttgggctttagGTAGGAGTGCAGCCCACCCCaacttttttattagtttttagggttttattttattatttttttttagtttaggaATTTAGAGTTTTAGCTTCATATATAAGGCTAACTTAATACTTTTTCAATTGAACATTACATTTGATAAAATTAATACAATTGACTGATTTTTCCTAAGTTTTTTTTTGAACAAAACTAAATTCTCCAAGAGCGATTAATCTTGTAGGATTTAACAATCTTGATATTTTTTGTTCTTATTTGATTATAAACTTTGGGTCAAGAATCTTTAATTCTATCTTTGAATTATCTTGGTTTTCAATTCTCTATAATTGATATGTCAAGATATTCCTTGgtgtttgaacttgattttgACATTTTTGGGATTATAAAATAAACCTGTTCATGAGTTTTAGACATCGTTCTTAAGGTTCGCATCACACAACCAATGTAGCAATGCCTTTAATGGATTAAACAAAAGTATCATTTCATATCCAAAAGGCAAAGCCATAGAATTGTTCACACCAAGCTGTCAAGTATATGCTCCCCTTACAACATAATAAAACAGAAGGTACCATGACTATACCACCATACCATATTGACCATGACTATACTATGATATTGCTTTGTTATATTTAATTTCACATTAAAAGTGTCTTAGTTCAAGTATTGCGGAAACTAAAATGAGAAATAAAGCAGAGACATACAAGCATGGAAAGAGAGCCAAGCCCTTGTAATTGGTTTTAAGTGAGACTCTTGGGGATATAATGCATCAGGGTGCACGAATTAGACCCATTAGAGAGAAAAATTCATCTAGCTAGGAGTTAGGCCCAAAATGGGCCCAAAATTTCAAGTAAACTCATTGCAAGGCGCTCTAATGTCTCCAAATCACAATTTCATagtcttatttaaaatttatggTAAAAGCTCCAGACACCTCAATCTCAGAATTACAAATAATAAAATCACCGATACCTTAATCACAGAATTCCAAATGATAAAAGCACTGAGGTAACGAACCAAGAGCGGCGAGCTTGACCTCTGTCTATCATCGTCTGATCATTCGCTGGGCTTTCGTCTTCAACTTTTTCCACTTTTTCACCTCTCTGTTCAACAGGTCCAACTGTAGTGTTCTTGATTACACTGTAGTGCTCTTATTTTCCGTAGATTGCTCCTTTCCCTGTGGCAAAACATCGCCGCCTCCTTGTCCCGCCTTGGATCCACAACACTCCGGGGAATTGCCGTCGATTTCTGGCAGTTCCGTCGATACATCGAGGGTTAACTCCGGTAGCTGCCGCTTTCTACCACGTCCCATGGCTAAAGGACCGAGAACGAGAGATGAACAGGGAACGAGAAAGTATTCATCACAGAAAGAAATAAAATTacggaagaagaaagaagagaggGTTTCATAGGGAAACGCGAGGAAAGAATGAAAACAGGTTTTGGATTTAAGACAACGAAAACAGTGGGTAGGGATTTCTTGTGGCAATTTGACATAATCTTTCATTCAAATCCATTACAAACATAGAATTTTAATTAtgtttcttaaaattaatttacaaaaattacacttCATTCGATTCTTTAATTTCTGGGGAAACAAAcataaaatagtaattttaaaaaACTCACTGTAGCCATTGTCGACGAGGTAATTGAAGGAGTGGGCATCGCAGTTGTCAGTAAACTTATTGTTGGTGGTAGGGAGCTTCCGGAGGCACTGAAACGCTATGGAATTGAAATTGCCACTGAATTCTGTGTACTCAGCAAGAATCACATTTCCACATGAAACGAATGAGTAGATCAACGATTGCTGGCCCATTTTGGTTATTTGATAAAGCGATTAAAGGTCTTGAACTCGTGCAGACAGAGATCTGAGAATTTGATCGAAAATCTCTCTCCTCCCCTTCTTTTGCTTTCTTTTCCCACCAGAGAGAGGGAGCGAGGGGTTGTTGATGAGGTTTTAAAGCAGGGATAGTTAAAAGGAAGAGTGGGGTTTGGGGTTTAATGATAGGTTTAATTTTTGACTAACTTACAGCTAAAGTCCTtaggggtgtttggtttacctgttaggtgcagctgatagctgacAAACAGGTAAATTGTAGTGTTtggtaagtttaaaaaaatagagctgatagctgatgggtaaCTGATATAATACCCATCAGCTGCGATTTATCATTTCTATTTTTAGAAATTTGTTCTCATCGGTGATAttgatatgattttattttttattttgaccatattatccttttttatttaacttaaaaattaatattattaatatttttatttataattttaattaacgtatttcaactttgttaaaatattttttattaataacataaaatataaaatatttatttatatcaaaaaacttaaaattaattataaatttttctattaacaataataattattttattattttatctatattttttaaattatttaattatcttaaaaaaataattattttcttatttcaatactaaaataaatgatataatataaaagattaataattatatatttatttaaataatataatatattaatttaataattatatatttaatttaataataaaataaataatataatataataaatttataattttatatttatttaaataataaaataaattatatgatatatacccttattagtcatttcacatattaacaaaGAAtgactaaatataattttaccaaacacttaatataaagcgATTATCATCACTATCGATTATCGGTATCACTAATTTATGATAACTATCACCTAACATTATcgattgtattcaacagttaatccaaacaTGCCCTTAAGCTATGTTAAAATCTACCTATCAatctattttatttttagaaaaaaaaaatctattttatTTTCAGTAAATATTTGTACTA
Above is a genomic segment from Hevea brasiliensis isolate MT/VB/25A 57/8 chromosome 17, ASM3005281v1, whole genome shotgun sequence containing:
- the LOC131175587 gene encoding putative vesicle-associated membrane protein 726, whose protein sequence is MGQQSLIYSFVSCGNVILAEYTEFSGNFNSIAFQCLRKLPTTNNKFTDNCDAHSFNYLVDNGYTMGRGRKRQLPELTLDVSTELPEIDGNSPECCGSKAGQGGGDVLPQGKEQSTENKSTTV